A genomic window from Cyprinus carpio isolate SPL01 chromosome B9, ASM1834038v1, whole genome shotgun sequence includes:
- the LOC109073172 gene encoding ladderlectin-like, giving the protein MAMLRSLLLLFTVFSMGNADVDIDEKCPFGWTNFGVQCYKFFSQSANWITAERGCLSLDANLASVHSKPEHDFLLSLLPSSSTRCWLGVHDGIQEGQWLWSDGTPYDYTSWCPNEPNNLNTENCGEINWSSNRCWNDISCSTSLGYICAKDL; this is encoded by the exons ATGGCAATGCTGAGAAGTCTTCTGCTTCTGTTCACCGTGTTCTCCATGGGGAATGCAGATG TTGATATAGATGAAAAATGCCCCTTTGGATGGACAAATTTTGGAGTCCAGTGCTACAAGTTCTTCTCTCAGTCGGCTAACTGGATCACAGCAGAG AGAGGCTGCCTAAGTCTGGATGCAAATCTCGCATCTGTGCACAGTAAACCTGAACACGATTTTCTGCTGAGTCTGTTACCTTCTTCTTCCACTCGTTGTTGGCTTGGTGTTCATGATGGTATACAA gaAGGACAGTGGTTGTGGAGTGATGGGACTCCATATGACTACACCAGCTGGTGCCCTAATGAACCTAACAATCTGAATACCGAGAACTGTGGAGAGATCAACTGGAGCT CTAACCGTTGCTGGAATGATATAAGCTGTTCAACCTCACTGGGTTATATTTGTGCTAAAGACCTGTGA
- the LOC109094822 gene encoding calsequestrin-2-like produces the protein MQITWILLLASLGLSTLASAEKGLEFPRYDGKDRVLDINEKNYHKGLKKYDMLCLFYHAPLPTAKELQKQLQMTELVLELAAQVLEEKGIGFGMVDSQKDAKVAKKLGLHEEGSVYVFKEDRVIEFDGLLAADTLVEFLLDLLEDPVEIIDNALELRAFDRMEEDIKLIGFFKSRDSEHYLAFQEAAEQFQPFIKFFATFEKSVAKELTLKMNEVDFYEPFMEEPVTIPDKPHSEEELVAFISEHRRPTLRKLRAEDMFETWEDDLNGIHIVAFAEEEDPDGFEFLEILKEVARDNTHNPDLSIVWIDPDNFPLLIPYWEKTFKVDLFRPQIGVVNVTDADSVWLEIPDDDELPTPEELENWIEDVLSGAVNTEDDDDDDDDDDDDDDDDDDDDDDDDDDDDDDDDDDDE, from the exons ATGCAGATCACTTGGATCCTGCTGCTTGCCTCTCTGGGCCTCTCTACCCTGGCTAGTGCTGAGAAAGGCCTCGAATTCCCACGTTATGATGGCAAAGATCGTGTCCTGGACATAAATGAGAAGAACTACCACAAAGGGCTGAAGAAATACGACATGCTGTGCCTGTTCTACCACGCTCCTCTGCCAACTGCAAAAGAGCTGCAGAAACAGTTACAAATGACTGAATTAGTGCTAGAG TTAGCTGCTCAAGTCTTGGAGGAAAAGGGCATTGGCTTTGGAATGGTTGACTCCCAAAAAGATGCTAAGGTTGCCAAGAAACTAG GTCTGCATGAGGAAGGCAGCGTCTATGTCTTTAAAGAGGACCGTGTGATTGAATTTGATGGCCTGCTTGCTGCAGACACTCTTGTGGAATTCCTTCTGGAT CTGTTGGAAGATCCTGTTGAGATCATTGACAATGCTTTGGAGTTACGAGCTTTTGACCGTATGGAAGAAGACATCAAACTCATTGGTTTCTTCAAGAGTCGTGACTCTGAAC ATTATCTTGCTTTCCAAGAGGCAGCTGAACAGTTTCAGCCTTTTATCAAATTTTTTGCCACCTTTGAGAAATCT GTTGCAAAAGAGCTGACTCTGAAGATGAATGAGGTGGACTTCTATGAGCCCTTCATGGAGGAACCAGTCACCATTCCAGACAAACCACACTCAGAGGAAGAGCTGGTGGCCTTCATATCCGAACACAGAAG ACCAACTCTAAGAAAGCTCAGGGCAGAAGACATGTTTGAGACTTGG GAGGATGATTTGAATGGAATCCACATTGTAGCCTTTGCAGAAGAAGAGGACCCTG ATGGTTTTGAATTCTTGGAGATTTTGAAGGAAGTGGCCAGAGACAACACACACAATCCAGACCTGAGTATTGTGTGGATTGACCCAGACAACTTCCCACTG CTCATTCCTTACTGGGAGAAGACCTTCAAGGTCGACCTCTTCAGACCACAGATTGGTGTAGTTAATGTTACAGAT GCGGATAGTGTCTGGTTGGAGATACCTGATGATGATGAGCTGCCTACACCTGAAGAGCTGGAAAACTGGATAGAAGATGTGCTCTCTGGAGCAGTGAAtacagaggatgatgatgatgatgatgatgacgatgacgaCGATGAcgatgacgacgatgatgatgacgacgatgatgatgacgatgatgatgacgacgatgatgatgatgatgaatga